Proteins encoded by one window of Enterococcus faecalis:
- a CDS encoding MetQ/NlpA family ABC transporter substrate-binding protein: MKKFSKLIGLIGVLAFTIAGCASGSAKDTKTETVKLGVVGTKNDEWESVKERLKKKNIDLQLVEFTDYTQPNAALAEKEIDLNAFQHQIFLDNYNKEHGTKLVSIGNTVNAPLGIYANKLKDITKIKDGGEIAIPNDPTNGGRALILLQTAGLIKVDPAKQQLPTVSDITENKRQLKITELDATQTARALQDVDASVINSGMAVDAGYTPDKDAIFLEPVNEKAKPYVNIVVAREEDQENKLYQKVVEEYQQEETKKVIAETSKGANVPAWETFGKK; this comes from the coding sequence ATGAAAAAATTTAGTAAATTAATTGGACTTATTGGGGTATTAGCTTTTACGATTGCAGGTTGTGCATCGGGGTCTGCGAAGGATACTAAGACAGAAACCGTTAAACTAGGGGTTGTAGGAACAAAAAACGATGAATGGGAATCGGTCAAAGAGCGTTTGAAAAAGAAAAATATTGATCTACAATTGGTAGAATTTACAGACTATACGCAACCAAACGCAGCATTAGCAGAAAAAGAAATTGATTTAAATGCCTTTCAGCATCAAATCTTTTTAGACAATTACAATAAAGAACATGGGACGAAATTAGTATCAATTGGCAATACAGTCAATGCACCATTGGGAATTTACGCTAATAAATTGAAAGATATCACGAAAATTAAAGACGGCGGAGAAATTGCTATTCCTAATGACCCAACGAATGGTGGGCGGGCGTTAATTTTATTACAAACTGCAGGACTGATAAAAGTTGATCCTGCGAAACAGCAACTACCGACTGTCAGTGATATTACTGAAAATAAACGCCAATTGAAAATAACTGAATTAGATGCTACGCAAACAGCGCGTGCTTTACAAGATGTCGATGCTTCAGTGATCAATAGCGGCATGGCTGTCGATGCTGGGTATACACCAGATAAAGATGCAATTTTCTTAGAACCTGTAAACGAAAAAGCGAAACCTTATGTGAACATTGTCGTGGCCAGAGAAGAAGATCAAGAGAATAAACTTTATCAAAAAGTTGTAGAAGAATATCAACAAGAAGAAACGAAAAAGGTCATTGCAGAAACATCAAAAGGCGCCAATGTTCCAGCCTGGGAAACATTTGGTAAAAAATAA
- a CDS encoding methionine ABC transporter permease, whose amino-acid sequence MYQLFEKYFPNVVQLKQEFLQSTWETLYMVFWTALIAGVLGVLLGVVLVSTGPSGVLKNPPLYSVLEKIINVCRSIPFIIMLALIQPLTRILAGTTIGTTAALVPLVIGVIPFFARQIENALLEVDPGVIEAAEAMGTSPLGIIFRVYLIEGLPSIIRVSAVTIINLIGLTAMAGAIGAGGLGNLAITRGYNRFQTDVTFMATLIILIMVFISQAISNQLIKKTSH is encoded by the coding sequence ATGTATCAATTATTTGAGAAATATTTTCCGAATGTTGTCCAATTAAAACAAGAGTTTCTTCAAAGTACATGGGAAACATTATACATGGTTTTTTGGACAGCCTTGATTGCTGGTGTGTTAGGAGTCTTGTTGGGTGTCGTGCTTGTCAGTACTGGCCCCAGTGGTGTTTTGAAAAATCCACCCCTGTATAGTGTCTTAGAAAAAATTATTAATGTTTGCCGCTCTATTCCTTTCATCATTATGCTCGCACTGATTCAACCATTAACACGAATTTTGGCAGGAACGACAATTGGTACAACCGCAGCGTTAGTCCCATTAGTTATTGGCGTAATCCCGTTCTTCGCGCGCCAAATTGAAAATGCGTTATTAGAAGTGGATCCTGGCGTTATCGAAGCGGCAGAAGCCATGGGGACGAGTCCCTTAGGGATTATTTTTCGGGTTTATCTAATTGAAGGGTTACCAAGTATTATTCGTGTTTCAGCGGTGACAATTATTAATTTGATTGGATTAACAGCCATGGCAGGAGCGATTGGAGCCGGTGGTCTGGGCAACTTAGCGATTACTCGAGGCTACAATCGGTTTCAAACCGATGTGACATTTATGGCCACGTTAATTATTTTAATTATGGTATTTATTAGTCAAGCCATTAGTAATCAATTAATCAAAAAAACATCACATTAG
- a CDS encoding methionine ABC transporter ATP-binding protein, with amino-acid sequence MIELKNISVTFQQKKQEIQAVQDVSLTIDKGDIYGIVGYSGAGKSTLVRVINLLQRPTAGTVIINKENILTFSKKELRQQRKKIGMIFQHFNLMKERTIFSNIDFSLKYSGLSKTERRQKISHLLELVGLSEKRDAYPSQLSGGQKQRVAIARALANDPEILLCDEATSALDPKTTGQILALLKKLNQELNLTIVLITHEMQVVKEICNKVAVMENGCVVESNDIVSIFSQPQQPLTKDFIRTATHIDQALTTILEHPKLADLDKNQELIEFSYVGDQTNEPLIAQLYSQYQVYTNILYGNVEIVQNVPIGHLIVVLSGDEAQRQQALAYLAKQGVRTNVLKTYQQTKKKQNLQVI; translated from the coding sequence ATGATTGAACTAAAAAATATCAGTGTGACATTTCAACAAAAAAAACAAGAAATTCAGGCTGTCCAAGATGTGTCTTTGACAATTGATAAAGGGGATATCTATGGAATTGTTGGTTATTCCGGTGCTGGAAAAAGTACGCTAGTACGGGTAATTAATTTATTGCAACGACCAACAGCGGGCACAGTTATTATTAACAAAGAAAATATTTTAACTTTTTCTAAAAAGGAATTACGACAACAACGAAAAAAGATTGGAATGATTTTTCAACATTTTAATTTGATGAAAGAGCGGACCATATTTAGTAATATCGATTTTTCATTAAAATATTCTGGGCTAAGTAAAACTGAGCGGCGTCAAAAAATCAGCCATTTATTAGAGCTAGTTGGACTAAGTGAAAAACGGGACGCTTACCCCAGTCAACTATCAGGAGGGCAAAAACAGCGGGTTGCGATTGCCCGCGCTTTAGCAAATGATCCTGAAATTTTACTTTGTGATGAAGCGACGAGTGCGTTAGATCCAAAAACAACAGGACAGATTTTAGCTTTGTTAAAAAAGTTAAATCAAGAACTGAACTTGACGATTGTCTTAATCACCCATGAAATGCAAGTGGTTAAAGAAATTTGTAATAAAGTCGCGGTGATGGAAAATGGCTGCGTTGTCGAATCAAACGATATTGTTTCGATTTTTAGTCAACCCCAACAACCTTTAACCAAAGATTTTATTCGGACAGCAACTCATATTGACCAAGCATTAACCACGATTCTTGAACATCCTAAATTAGCTGATTTAGATAAAAATCAAGAATTAATTGAATTTTCTTATGTGGGAGATCAAACGAACGAGCCATTAATTGCACAATTGTATAGCCAATATCAGGTATATACAAATATCCTTTATGGCAATGTCGAAATTGTTCAAAACGTTCCTATTGGCCATTTAATTGTGGTGCTTTCTGGTGATGAGGCCCAGCGTCAACAAGCCCTTGCTTATTTAGCGAAACAAGGCGTGCGAACCAATGTTTTGAAAACCTATCAGCAAACGAAGAAAAAGCAGAATTTACAGGTGATTTAA
- a CDS encoding glucosyltransferase domain-containing protein codes for MMKQLPTESKKFDLKNWCIENKAYLLLIILIYQVAVLSIGIINFPYLDDNARQVAGMTDFGTTYARWGSEFLSWFVQGSRHLTDLGLTTPILTGLILSLTSILAIYIINDQKISWGSSLVATLIGLNPWFLQCLSFRFDSPYMALSIFCSFLPFYWWQRNSFTFFLVSVFSLFVMFNTYQASSGIYIVIVLFLTFKQLLAGENFIALCKKVALAAIAYLLSIVSYLIELKFVPSATNNIGGSQALPSLHDIPSVAYQNSYHYFSELLNQSNRLWLLLLLLLLVLFFISHLSNSKINLGLSFLYCILYLGLASLLSFGIFIVYSRNIAGDAPRYIYGFAVFVTISMLSLFNNRQVKAIYLTSLLVASLLSYYILSFVLVYSSTLNYQKEAFNRQAAILTDDLKNVVTNERKKVYLNTFFKNSTVYANTSRNYPILSKIVPPNDGLYFPNYVWFNTSSNLGVEMAPLTDTDMSKNQKVVSNHFYDIYTNNKEIFVFMK; via the coding sequence ATGATGAAACAATTACCTACAGAATCAAAAAAATTTGATTTAAAGAATTGGTGTATTGAAAATAAAGCCTATCTTCTATTGATCATTTTAATTTATCAAGTGGCAGTTTTATCCATCGGCATTATCAATTTCCCTTACTTAGATGATAATGCTCGCCAAGTCGCTGGAATGACAGATTTTGGTACGACTTACGCACGTTGGGGCAGTGAATTTCTCTCATGGTTTGTTCAAGGAAGTCGTCATTTGACAGATCTGGGCTTGACCACACCGATTCTAACAGGTCTTATCTTATCTCTCACAAGCATACTGGCTATTTATATCATCAATGACCAAAAAATTAGCTGGGGTTCCTCTTTAGTAGCTACTTTAATTGGCCTCAATCCTTGGTTCCTTCAATGTCTTAGTTTCAGGTTTGATAGTCCCTATATGGCATTGAGTATTTTTTGTTCGTTTCTTCCTTTTTATTGGTGGCAGCGTAATTCTTTTACGTTTTTCTTGGTTTCTGTTTTTTCACTGTTTGTTATGTTTAATACTTACCAAGCCTCGTCAGGAATTTATATAGTTATCGTCTTATTCCTTACTTTCAAGCAGTTACTTGCTGGAGAAAATTTCATTGCTCTTTGTAAAAAAGTCGCACTTGCTGCTATCGCTTATCTACTTTCTATAGTCAGCTACCTTATCGAGTTAAAATTTGTACCTTCCGCAACAAACAACATTGGAGGCAGTCAGGCCTTACCAAGTTTGCACGATATTCCCAGTGTGGCTTATCAAAATAGTTACCATTATTTTTCAGAGCTATTGAACCAGAGTAATCGTTTATGGCTCTTATTACTGCTCCTACTGCTTGTTTTATTTTTTATTAGTCATCTATCAAATAGTAAAATCAACTTGGGCTTAAGTTTCCTTTATTGTATCTTGTATTTAGGACTTGCTTCTCTCTTAAGTTTTGGTATTTTTATTGTCTATTCAAGAAATATCGCTGGTGATGCGCCTCGCTATATTTACGGATTTGCTGTTTTTGTTACAATCAGCATGTTAAGTTTATTTAACAATCGACAAGTGAAAGCAATTTATCTAACTTCGTTACTTGTGGCCAGCTTGTTATCTTATTATATTTTATCGTTTGTTTTGGTGTATTCTTCCACATTAAACTATCAAAAAGAAGCATTCAATCGCCAAGCAGCTATTTTAACAGATGATTTAAAAAATGTTGTAACAAACGAACGAAAAAAAGTTTATTTAAATACGTTTTTCAAAAATTCAACTGTTTATGCTAATACAAGTCGAAACTACCCAATTCTTTCAAAAATTGTGCCACCAAATGACGGTCTATACTTCCCTAATTATGTTTGGTTCAATACTTCATCGAATTTAGGAGTAGAGATGGCACCACTGACCGATACGGATATGTCTAAAAATCAAAAAGTAGTAAGTAATCACTTTTATGACATTTATACAAACAACAAAGAAATATTTGTATTTATGAAATAA
- a CDS encoding aminoacyltransferase, with product MDQFSTLTEQEFTTFAMTHPAGNFLETPEMKHLLERRGWHCEYVGVKREGQLIAACILSKKKVKIGYAFDIDGGILMDYTDKKCVEAFFTGLKKYVKKNDGLYLTFTPNKQICLRDFNGGEVEKVNQETFDYFTSIGFEHQGFDVHNFDGAPRWLFVKDMAGLTEEELWKSYGKDAKYDIKKTWEYGVTTRELRYEELPLFKKLTEETSARRNFEDKDLAYYQAVYEEFGERAKFMVAELNFATYLENLHEKLRKLQETLNEVNEALIANPKSRKKNNQKREFEDEVRTVRKRIDEAKEMKTSDEPEILAGALFIVHPQEVVYLFSGTYEKYKQYYAPYLIQHKMLTYTVENNIPKYNFYGVDGVFDGSDGVLKFKQSFGGHVEELMGNFQWKAKPMKYALYHALKTIKEKV from the coding sequence ATGGATCAGTTTAGTACATTAACTGAACAAGAATTTACTACCTTTGCAATGACACATCCTGCAGGTAACTTTTTAGAAACACCCGAAATGAAACATTTATTGGAACGACGTGGCTGGCATTGTGAATACGTTGGCGTCAAACGAGAAGGGCAACTAATTGCTGCGTGTATCCTAAGCAAGAAAAAAGTCAAAATTGGTTATGCTTTCGACATTGACGGCGGAATTTTGATGGATTATACAGATAAAAAATGTGTAGAAGCCTTTTTCACAGGCTTAAAAAAATATGTGAAAAAAAATGATGGCCTTTATTTAACCTTTACTCCAAATAAACAAATTTGTTTACGTGATTTTAATGGCGGTGAAGTTGAAAAGGTCAATCAAGAAACATTTGACTATTTCACATCAATTGGTTTTGAACACCAAGGATTTGATGTGCACAATTTTGATGGCGCGCCACGTTGGCTGTTTGTCAAAGATATGGCTGGATTAACAGAAGAAGAGCTTTGGAAATCTTATGGAAAAGATGCTAAATATGACATCAAGAAAACATGGGAATATGGCGTAACAACCCGAGAACTTCGTTACGAAGAGTTACCTCTCTTTAAGAAATTAACGGAAGAAACAAGTGCACGGCGTAATTTTGAAGATAAGGATTTAGCTTATTACCAAGCTGTTTATGAAGAGTTTGGCGAACGAGCGAAATTTATGGTGGCGGAACTAAACTTTGCTACTTATTTAGAAAATCTTCATGAGAAATTACGCAAATTACAAGAGACGCTCAACGAAGTCAATGAAGCGTTAATTGCCAATCCTAAAAGCCGTAAAAAAAATAACCAGAAACGTGAATTTGAAGATGAAGTTCGTACCGTGCGCAAACGGATTGACGAGGCTAAAGAAATGAAAACATCAGATGAACCTGAAATTTTAGCAGGTGCCTTATTCATTGTTCATCCACAAGAAGTTGTTTACTTGTTTAGTGGTACGTATGAAAAATATAAACAATACTATGCACCGTATTTAATTCAACATAAAATGTTAACTTACACAGTAGAAAATAACATTCCCAAATATAATTTTTATGGCGTTGACGGTGTCTTTGATGGAAGTGATGGGGTTCTTAAATTCAAACAATCCTTTGGCGGTCATGTCGAAGAATTAATGGGCAATTTCCAATGGAAAGCCAAACCAATGAAATATGCCTTATATCACGCATTAAAAACAATTAAAGAAAAAGTCTAA
- the glmS gene encoding glutamine--fructose-6-phosphate transaminase (isomerizing) gives MCGIVGMIGKENVTESLIQGLTKLEYRGYDSAGICVNDQSQQPHVVKAVGGIADLAAKLTPEIDGTVGIGHTRWATHGEPTVANAHPHVSSDQRFALVHNGVIENFEELKEQFLSGAHLIGDTDTEIVVQLIAHFAENGFSTKDAFKAALAEIKGSYAFALMDKMDPNTIYVAKNKSPLLIGLGEGFNVICSDAMAMIKETNQFVEIVDGEIVTVTADKVVIETPEGQVINREPFEAQLDLNDIEKGTYPFYMLKEIDEQPAVMRKIVQAYTQGEKVTLDEALLEKINQCDRIYIIACGTSYNAGWVGKSLIETIASIPVEVHLSSEFGYNMPILSEKPFFIFLSQSGETADSRQVLVQVNELGHPSLTLTNVAGSTLSREADDTLLLHAGPEIAVASTKAYTAQIAVLAILAKAIGEERQTLAAVSFDVAHELSVVAAVMETLIDEKQQMKALVEDYLTYTRNAFYIGRGVDYYVSMEAALKLKEISYIQAEGFAAGELKHGTIALIEEGTPVIGIVTDAKVAAHTRGNLKEVESRGARNIVIALESLAKPQDQLIIPDVHPLLSALVSIVPGQLLAYYATLQRGYDVDKPRNLAKSVTVE, from the coding sequence ATGTGTGGAATTGTCGGAATGATTGGAAAAGAAAATGTCACGGAAAGTTTGATTCAAGGATTAACAAAATTGGAATATAGAGGTTATGATTCTGCTGGGATTTGTGTGAATGATCAAAGCCAACAGCCCCATGTAGTTAAGGCAGTTGGAGGCATTGCCGATTTAGCAGCAAAATTAACGCCAGAAATTGATGGAACAGTTGGTATTGGTCATACTCGTTGGGCCACTCATGGCGAACCAACTGTCGCCAATGCACATCCCCATGTTTCAAGCGATCAACGCTTTGCATTAGTGCATAATGGTGTCATTGAAAACTTTGAAGAATTAAAAGAACAATTTTTAAGTGGTGCTCACTTAATTGGTGATACAGATACTGAAATCGTCGTTCAATTAATTGCTCATTTTGCTGAAAATGGTTTTTCAACAAAAGATGCTTTTAAAGCGGCTTTAGCCGAAATTAAAGGTTCATACGCTTTTGCATTAATGGATAAAATGGACCCCAATACTATCTACGTAGCGAAAAATAAAAGCCCGTTACTTATCGGTCTAGGTGAAGGCTTTAATGTTATTTGTAGTGACGCGATGGCGATGATTAAAGAAACCAATCAATTTGTTGAGATTGTTGATGGTGAAATTGTAACTGTTACAGCGGACAAAGTAGTAATCGAAACGCCAGAAGGACAAGTAATCAACCGAGAACCTTTTGAAGCGCAATTAGATTTAAATGACATTGAAAAAGGAACATATCCGTTTTATATGCTCAAAGAAATTGATGAACAACCTGCAGTGATGCGCAAAATTGTTCAAGCGTATACTCAAGGTGAAAAAGTGACTTTAGATGAGGCGTTACTTGAAAAAATTAATCAATGTGACCGAATTTACATTATTGCTTGTGGGACAAGTTATAATGCAGGTTGGGTCGGAAAATCTTTAATTGAAACGATTGCCAGTATTCCTGTGGAAGTTCATTTATCAAGCGAATTTGGCTACAACATGCCTATTTTATCTGAAAAACCGTTCTTCATTTTCTTAAGTCAAAGTGGTGAAACGGCAGATAGCCGCCAAGTACTTGTACAGGTTAATGAATTAGGGCATCCATCACTTACATTAACAAATGTTGCTGGCTCAACATTATCACGTGAAGCGGACGATACCTTGTTATTACACGCAGGACCAGAAATTGCTGTTGCTTCCACCAAAGCTTATACTGCTCAAATCGCTGTCTTAGCTATTTTAGCAAAAGCAATTGGTGAAGAACGCCAAACATTAGCGGCCGTCTCATTTGATGTGGCTCACGAATTGAGCGTGGTAGCAGCTGTCATGGAAACCTTGATTGATGAAAAACAACAAATGAAAGCCTTGGTGGAAGATTATCTGACGTATACTCGAAATGCCTTCTATATCGGGCGAGGAGTCGACTATTATGTGTCGATGGAAGCGGCCTTGAAGTTGAAAGAAATTTCCTACATTCAAGCAGAAGGCTTTGCGGCAGGAGAATTGAAGCATGGAACGATTGCCTTAATTGAAGAAGGAACACCTGTGATTGGGATTGTGACAGATGCCAAAGTCGCAGCCCATACAAGAGGCAATTTAAAGGAAGTCGAAAGTCGTGGAGCAAGAAATATTGTGATTGCCTTGGAATCCTTGGCAAAACCACAGGACCAACTGATTATTCCGGATGTTCATCCGTTACTTTCTGCCTTAGTTAGCATTGTTCCAGGTCAATTATTAGCGTACTATGCAACCTTACAAAGAGGCTACGATGTTGATAAACCAAGGAACTTAGCCAAAAGTGTAACTGTTGAGTAA